The genome window CCTCATGACCGTCGCTCCATCACTGGCTGCTTGGGACAGCCAGGCAGACACCGTTTGGGCAAGTGTGCCCCAGCATAGTCCTGGGGACAACCCTTTTTCCTTTCAACAAACACCAGGCTTTTTTGAGCCATCACCCGGGAAGATTTAGGAATGGCTCCCTGGTGGTCTCCTAACAGCCTACACATCCCTGGGCTTTGCTTGGCGGTGTTGCTTATCTGCATGCCAAAGGACCAATCCTGTGGGCAAGGGGCTGGATGGCCCCACCTGGACCCTAGACAAAATTAACGTACTTGGGGGGATCCCAAACTGGGGAGATTTGCCTGGCCTTCCTGGGGGAGGAGTATGGCCGCCCACGGAGCAGGCTGCTGGTCTCCCTCTCCCATAACCTCCCGGAAGATCCACACCACGAATGATCTGATGGGGACAAAAACCCCGGGACCTGAGGGACCTTTTGCGGCGGACCCTTAAAACACCTGGCAATCCCATTAGATTGAAACATGGTACATATTTTGCTATTCTAGGTTTGGCTAATACGTTTTATTTCAAGGGTCTCCCGGCCACAGTTTACCAGCGGGCGGGCGGCGCCGCAGGTAGCGACGGGGCAAGAACGGGCGTCGCCGCGGTCTCTGCGCCCTCGGCCTCGGGCTCCGGGCCACACTGGGAGGCTGTCCTGGGCGGGCCCGAAGGGGGCGGGCCCGAAGGGGGCGGGCGGGGCCCCAGAAGTGACGTGAGGGCGGGGCCAACGGACCGCGGAGGCGGAGCCGCTACAGTCTGGGCCACTGGTGGAGCGGTGGGAGCGGCGCTCGTCCGCCGTTGGGAGCGGCGCTCGTCCGCTGTTGGGGACCCCAGCCCGCGCGCGTAAAGCAGCCGGCCGACCAAGCCCCGGAAGGCGAGTGCCTGAGGGGGCAGGACACCTCCTCTGGGGCCAGCGGGCAGCAGGCTCGGGGCTGAGGCCCCGTGGCCCGAGACAAGCTGGGCGGGCCGAGGCACCCTCCCTGCCAGCTCTGGGGTCCGCTGCACCGGGGAGCAGCTCCCTTCCGAAGTCAGACTCGGGCTTCAAACTGTCTTGCCGCGCGCTCAGCGGTTTTCAACTCTCACTGCCAGGATTCCTCCAACCACCCAGGATAGCAGGACCGAGATACATGGCCACCCATGACCCGGAGCGTCCACTTCCAGGGACAGGCGGTGGTGATTGCCTTCTGTTGTCATCTGTGGAAGTCCATGGTTCGAAAAGCTGCTGTTCACGTTTTGGGGAGGATCATGGTTTGAGGGCTCCCGTGGTAGAATTTGGGGAGTTCTCATAGGCAGAAGGCTGAGAAAGTTGGTGCTGTGGGAAGTCAGCTGGCAGCCGATGGAGTCAGGACcggggaggaagggaaagggaacccAGGTAGGAAGCTACTGCAGTAGGCTCAGCAAGGGGATGACGGCGGGGCTAAGACAGCGGCCTTGGGCGGTGACTTGGGGAGAACATTGAACACCGTATTTGGGTTGAAGAAAAGAGCAAGGGAAGAGGTGAGGAGCTTCAGGTGAGGGTTGATATGGATGTTACTTACACAGGTAACAGAAGTTCTTcaccttttcattattttacaatGATTCAttctctgtctcactctctctctaacaaataattgtgatattttcacctgtagtcccagctgctcgggaagttgaagcagaaggatgacttgaacccaagaggtggaggctgaagtgagccaagatcgtgccactgcactctagcctgggcgacagggcaaaaccctgtctctaaaaagaacttTGTAAAATAAGCACCTGTAGATTTAAGCACATAATAGCTACACTTCTGTCTGTTTTATTATGATATCAAAGTTAAATTTATGATGAATGACTTACTGGAAAAAACTGAGAACAACCAGTTAATATACTGAATGTATAACactctttaataattttaagaacTCCTCTCTAATGAGCAGATATCACAGACAGAAACTTCTCAGATGAAATACCGATGACCAGGAAATCTGTGAGACGATTTTAAAAAATTCGAAGTCATTGAAGAAATGCAAAGCTTCCAGGCTCCACTTTTCACTCATGAAATTGGCAGAGTTGGAGACAACGAGATGAGTGCGGACGGGAGCTGTGTCCTGCGCTGCCGGTGGGAATGTGCACTGGCATTCTTGTCCAGAAAGACATTCGCCACTGTGGTTTAAGAAGCACCTCAAAGGTCTTCACCTTGGTCCCTTGTCCACCCTCTGCCCACGGTCTCTCCTTTGCCATGCAGTCACTCCTGCCCTGGCTTGGTCCCCTTTCTTCTCTAACTGGGTCAGGCATGTGGGTGACTCTTTAACTTCCAACTCTCTGTCTAcctgacatttttctttcacCTGTTCTGCGAAATAGCATCCTGATTCGTTCCTCTTTTTGGGTTCTTCACTTCCATACCGGTGATGCGGGGCGTGGCCCAGAAAGATCCTCCAGTCATGCAGTGTGGGGCTGCCAGCACTTCATGGCCTCCAAGCTCAGCTGGGCTGAATGAACGCTGCTGTCCAGCGCTTGGCTCAGTTTTCTGTCCTGTTTCCTGAGTGCTTTTGCCAGACTTTCACTTTTCTGAAACCTACTCCACCCTACCCCAGACACCCACCCTCTCTCCTTGGATGACCTACCTCCTAATTTCCAGAGAAAACTAGACATGGCCACCTTTTCCCAGTGTCTGAGGCCCAGGCTGACCCATGGTCATGGTTGCCGTCACCACCCACCTGCCTGGACCCCACCCTCTGTCCAAGGCCCTGCCACCTGTGCCACTGTCCTGGGCACGGCCTTGCCAGCCTCCCCTCTGTGCTACGCACCTttcacctccctccctctgctgccTGTTTCTTCTTGGCTGCTCATCATGGTCAGGCTTCTGTCcgctctcctcttccttctgggGCTTTGCCTCTTCCTCTGTCATCCATGCTCTGCGTCTTGGCTTCCCGTGGCCCTCTCCTTTCACTCTCCTGTCCCTGCTCTCCCTGTGCCCGGGGCCCAGTTTGCATTCTCAGCCGGTCCCTCATCCGTGCTTCGCCCGCACCTCGCTCCTGgctccttccctgccctccttAGGGACTCCTTTCCTGTCTCCTGCCCTGGCTCTCCTTCCACTGTGTCCCAGggcctccatcctcagcctccgtCTTCTCTGCAGGGTCTGCTTCTGCATGAACTTCCCCAGATCCGTGTTTACTGTTGGTCCTCATGGCAGGCTGTTTGGTTCTGGTCCAGACACCTTTTCTGTGCTTCAGAACCATCTAGAAAAAAAGCGAACTGGATATCTCCACCTGAATGTTCAACAGGTTCCTTCACCCATCATTTCCAGAGCTGATCTCGTTGTACCTTCATATCCTGCCAGTGTTTCTCTCAGTGAGGAAAAATGCCTATTGTCCAGCCAGTCCCTCAAGGCAGAAAGCTGGTGGTCATCCCCAAGTCACCGAGTCCTGTTCCTTTCTCGTTTGCAATGGCTCTCTGCGCCCTTCTCTACCTACCCACTGTTTGGTGTGAGCCCTCCTCCATCTCACTTGGATCTCGTATTGTTGGGACTCTTCAGATTCTCCGCCTTGGCTTCCCTATCCGGCAGCATGTCTTTCCCCCACATATTCCACACTGTAGCCAGACGGATCTGCCAAAGAAATAATTGTGATAATGATAGAGAATATGCATCTGGGTGTGTACCAGGCGCCTTGCACTAGTCCAAGTGCTAATGATAGAGAATATGCGTCTGGGTGTGTACTGGGCGCCTTGCACCAGTCCAAGTTGTGTATTGActggtttaattttatttttttatgttaattttttttaattaaatagagatggggtctcactgtgttggccaggctggtctcaaactcctgacctcaagagatctacccgcctcagcctctcaaagtgctgggatcataggtgtgagccacttcactgCTTGATTTATTTAATACCTGGCCAACCCTTTGAAATCAGTGCTGTGTTAttccttttatagatgagaaaacaggaaaggctgagcatagtgactcatgcctgtaatcccagcacttggggaggttgatgcaggaggatctcttgaggccaagagttcaagaccagcctgggcaacgtagtgagaccttgtctctacaaaaaataataataaattagccgggcatggtggcatgtgtctgtagacCCAGCttttcaggagactgaggctagaGGGTTGCCcacgagttcaaggctgcagtgagctgtgattataccatgacatgtactccagcctgggcaacagagcaagaccctgtcttttaaaacaaccaaaaaggccaggcacggtggctcacggctgtaatcccagcactttgggaggctgagggtggatcacctgcgatcaggagttcaagactatcctgcctaacatggtgaaaccccgtctctactcaaaatacaaaaattagacaggcatggtgatgcgcccctgtaatcccagcaactcgggaggttgaggtaggagaatctcttgaacctgggaggcggaggttgcaataagccaagatcacgccactgcactccagcctgggcgacagagtgagactctgtctcaaaaaaacaagaaacaaaaaacaaaaaacacccccctaaaaacacattttttgacCTTTCTAGATATTAGCATTTTGcttatctcttttaatctttcCAATTCTATAAGTTATTCCTAATATCTCCATTTTTACATGAAAGAGAATAGAGACAGAGATGTTAAGTAGTCTGCCCATAAGTCCCCAGCTCTTAGGTGGTGAACTGGGCTTTGACTCCCTGCATACTTGCTGCAGCCTCTCACTCTGAGCCACTTCAGCCACCCACAAGGAGCCAGCACCTTGCTGGGTGTTCAGGGCACCTTTTGAACATACTTAGTGGGTGTTTTTCTGTTCTGCGTTCAGAGTTGTGGGTGGCAAAGGAATGTGCATGTATAAAATGTTCTCATTAAAAAGAGTGCTCCTGATGATACAAAAAGATCAATTTCCTTGTTGAACAATATCCAGATACAATGAAATGCTAGATTTGCTCAGGAATGCTGGAGAAGTTCTGTTGCTAGTTTGAAATACTCTATCCCTTGAACTCGCCCTCCGGCCAACGAATGGATTAATTTCATAATGAGTGTTGATACTTCCTTAGGAATACAATGATCATAATAACATGTTCCAGCACAATAGATTGAATTGTTACTCCACTGGTAGGTTCATGAAATTATTGAAAATTTCAGTAGGAAATTCAGAGTAGGAAAATTCTCCAGTGAGGAGAGGGACGTAATATATTTCAAGAGGCATGTTAGTTTAAGATGGGTAGCTGAAGACATGCTTATTCTCCCCGCTTAAAATCCATTGAAATgttagctaatttatttttttaagctctT of Rhinopithecus roxellana isolate Shanxi Qingling chromosome 20, ASM756505v1, whole genome shotgun sequence contains these proteins:
- the LOC115895257 gene encoding uncharacterized protein LOC115895257 is translated as MVMVAVTTHLPGPHPLSKALPPVPLSWARPCQPPLCATHLSPPSLCCLFLLGCSSWSGFCPLSSSFWGFASSSVIHALRLGFPWPSPFTLLSLLSLCPGPSLHSQPVPHPCFARTSLLAPSLPSLGTPFLSPALALLPLCPRASILSLRLLCRVCFCMNFPRSVFTVGPHGRLFGSGPDTFSVLQNHLEKKRTGYLHLNVQQVPSPIISRADLVVPSYPASVSLSEEKCLLSSQSLKAESWWSSPSHRVLFLSRLQWLSAPFSTYPLFGVSPPPSHLDLVLLGLFRFSALASLSGSMSFPHIFHTVARRICQRNNCDNDREYASGCVPGALH